The genomic interval GTGGGTACCGGTATCTGGTCTATGTCCACTATAAATTTGGGCTCCGTACCTGATATTACGAACAACCAAGTACAAGTTATTACCGTGGCCCCAAACTTGGGGACAGAAGATATAGAACAATTTGTAACTTTTCCGGTGGAGTTGGCCATGGCGAATCTGCCTGACGTGGTCGAACTGCGTTCGGTGTCTCGTTTTGGTCTGTCTGTAGTTACTATTGTTTTTAAGGATGAGACTGGAACCTATCTACCACGACAATTAGTACAAGAAAAATTAACTGAAGTTGCTGAAGAAATTCCCGAAGGTTTCGGCACACCTTTTATGGCTCCAATTACAACAGGTTTGGGGGAAATCTATCAGTACACCCTTAAAGTAAAGGAAGGTTATGAAGAAAAATATGATGCAACGGAGCTACGCACCATCCAAGATTGGATCGTAAAACGCCAAATGGCATTAGTTCCTGGAGTTGTAGAAGTAAATGCTTTTGGGGGTTATGTAAAGCAATATGAGGTTGCCATAAATCCAGGTAAGTTAAAAAGCTTTGGCATCACGATGAATCAGGTTTTTGAAGCCCTTGAAGTGAATAATGCCAATACGGGCGGTGCCTATATTGAAAAAAACCACCAAGCCAATTTTATCCGTGGCGAAGGCTTGGCACGAAGTATTGAAGATTTGGAGAACACGGTGGTAACCACTCAAAACGGAAGCCCTGTCTTGATTCGCGATGTTGCCGAAAAAGTGGGTTACGGAAGCCAAGTGCGCTACGGTGCATTTACCCAAGATGGTCATGAAACTGTTGGCGGACAGATTCTGATGCTAAAAGGCGAAAGCCCGGCTAAGGTAATAGAAAATGTCGAAACGCGTATAAAGGAAATACAAAAATCCTTGCCTGAAGGCGTATATATCGATACATTCTTAAGCCAAAGTGAACTGATTGAGAGAACCACAAGTACCGTTAAAACAAATCTAATTGAAGGGGCACTCATTGTAATATTCGTTTTGGTACTCCTTTTAGGTAGCTTCCGGGGCGGTTTGATAGCAGCTTCGATAATCCCCTTGTGCTTATTGTTCGCATTTATTTTGATGAAGCAATTTGGTATTTGGGCAAATTTAATGTCCTTGGGTGCAATTGATTTTGGAATTATTGTTGACGGCGCGGTAATTATAGTGGAGGGAACGGTTTTTCACATTTATCAACGGATGAAGAAATCCAATGCAATTATGGGACAATCCGAGATGGATGAAATAGCCTATGATTCTTCAAGTAAAATGATGAATTCTGCCTTCTTCGGTCAACTAATTGTTCTTATTGTTTTTACACCTATTCTGTTTTTAACTGGTGTGGAAGGGAAAATGTTCCGACCAATGGCGTTCACCTTTGGTTTTGCGGTTTTAGGAGCAATAATCCTTTGTCTTACCTACGTGCCAGTGATGTCGTCATTATTTTTAAAACCTGCCAAAAATCAAAATAGTTGGTTTGCTAAATTTGAAAATAAGATCGACAGAATCAGTAATAAAATTATGGGGGTTTTGAATCGTGCCTATCTGCCCATATTGAATTTTGCACTTCGTTTTAAAGCAGGAGTTATTATCGGCGCGGTTGCGCTATTCTTGATTGCAGGAATTATTTTTAGCAATATGGGAGCAGAATTTGTCCCAAAATTTGATGAAGGCGATATTGCCTTTCAAGCATTAATAAAACCGGGGAGCAGTCTTACAGAATCGATTGAAGCTTCAGAGAAACTTCAGAATTTAATCAATGAGTTTCCGGAAGTAAAAACGGTAGTTTCAAGAATTGGGGTGGCAGAAATACCAACAGACCCTATGCCAATGGACATTGCCGATAGTTACATTATTCTTGAAAAGGACAAGAGTAAATGGACTTCCGCCGACAGCAAAGAAGAACTCATTGAAAAAATACAAGAAAAAATCTCAGTTGTTCCGGGTGTAAATTTCGTGTTTACCCAACCCGTGGAACTTCGTTTTAATGAATTGCTTACTGGAGTTCGTGAGGACGTGGCCATCAAATTGTATGGAGAAGATTTGGGCGTGCTGGCAGACAAGGTACAGGAAATCGCAGCGGTAATACGTGAAGTGCCGGGTGCAGCAGACCTTAACGTAGAGGCTACAAGCGGTTTGCCACAAATGACAGTGGTGTATAACCGCGCAAAAATGGCACAATACGGTGTAACCGTGGATAAATTGAATGATTATGTAAGTGCCGCCTTTGCAGGCGAAAAGGCAGGTGTGATTTTTGAAGGCGAAAAGCGTTTTGATGTGGTCATCAGGTTGGCAGAGGACTTTAGACAAGACATCAATAGCTTAAAAAATCTTTATATAGACCTGCCGAACGGTGCTCAAGTGCCTCTAAAGGAAGTCGCGGATATCAGTTATAAATCCGGGCCAATGCAAATTTCAAGGGACAACACTATGCGTCGTATATCTGTGGGTGTAAATGTTCGTGGACGCGATGTTAAATCGATGGTCGAGGAAATTCAGCAAAAACTGGAAACGGAAGTGGAACTGCCACCAGGTTATTACGTCACTTATGGAGGATCATTTGAAAACCTGCAACGTGCATCAGACCGATTGATGATAGTGGTGCCCATCGTTCTGCTAACAATATTTATCCTGCTTTATTTCGCTTTAAATTCATTTTCACAGGCTTTGATGATTTATATGGCAGTGCCTTTGTCGGCAATAGGCGGGGTTTTCGTTTTGTTGATCCGTGGAATGCCTTTCAGTATTTCGGCAGGGGTCGGGTTTATCGTACTCTTTGGAGTAGCGGTTTTAAACGGTC from Pedobacter indicus carries:
- a CDS encoding CusA/CzcA family heavy metal efflux RND transporter; translation: MINKIISFSINNKFIIGLFIVALVGTGIWSMSTINLGSVPDITNNQVQVITVAPNLGTEDIEQFVTFPVELAMANLPDVVELRSVSRFGLSVVTIVFKDETGTYLPRQLVQEKLTEVAEEIPEGFGTPFMAPITTGLGEIYQYTLKVKEGYEEKYDATELRTIQDWIVKRQMALVPGVVEVNAFGGYVKQYEVAINPGKLKSFGITMNQVFEALEVNNANTGGAYIEKNHQANFIRGEGLARSIEDLENTVVTTQNGSPVLIRDVAEKVGYGSQVRYGAFTQDGHETVGGQILMLKGESPAKVIENVETRIKEIQKSLPEGVYIDTFLSQSELIERTTSTVKTNLIEGALIVIFVLVLLLGSFRGGLIAASIIPLCLLFAFILMKQFGIWANLMSLGAIDFGIIVDGAVIIVEGTVFHIYQRMKKSNAIMGQSEMDEIAYDSSSKMMNSAFFGQLIVLIVFTPILFLTGVEGKMFRPMAFTFGFAVLGAIILCLTYVPVMSSLFLKPAKNQNSWFAKFENKIDRISNKIMGVLNRAYLPILNFALRFKAGVIIGAVALFLIAGIIFSNMGAEFVPKFDEGDIAFQALIKPGSSLTESIEASEKLQNLINEFPEVKTVVSRIGVAEIPTDPMPMDIADSYIILEKDKSKWTSADSKEELIEKIQEKISVVPGVNFVFTQPVELRFNELLTGVREDVAIKLYGEDLGVLADKVQEIAAVIREVPGAADLNVEATSGLPQMTVVYNRAKMAQYGVTVDKLNDYVSAAFAGEKAGVIFEGEKRFDVVIRLAEDFRQDINSLKNLYIDLPNGAQVPLKEVADISYKSGPMQISRDNTMRRISVGVNVRGRDVKSMVEEIQQKLETEVELPPGYYVTYGGSFENLQRASDRLMIVVPIVLLTIFILLYFALNSFSQALMIYMAVPLSAIGGVFVLLIRGMPFSISAGVGFIVLFGVAVLNGLILINKFNELKESGMTDLKKRIYEATHERLRPILLTAITTIMGFIPMAVSTSGGAEVQRPLATVVIGGMLTATFLTLVVIPILYYWVESRKERNNTDRGVSYVNRSTNIITVLLMVGGLMASGTVFAQDTDQGGTIPKTLTVDEAIAMAKQNYPTLKESQALIEREKAMKGTSFDLGSTEVFTGKEEYGNNLPGIQTTVGVQQGNIDFLSGFSKSKFYKERIVLGEKLYVANEQQLVRNVMQAYDQINYYKAQLHFADQLDSIYANFKTAAQLRYDTGETGKLEFISASSEFQQIQVLRQQAYDDIEIAKRSLKQYLGIDENIETVDGAYEPLDFMATLDSTSVTNNPMLQYALQNVEVSKANVGVEKSQFLPKFNFSYGRQVVDEVSGFNSYQAGISIPLWFFPQKSRVKAAKADAMVAENQYLEQKAVVESRVSQLIKSLEKTKKTLQYYQEGALLLAEQQITTAQLASKEGEIGYVNYITILNSAIRIKQNHLQYINQYNQQSIEVQYQLGNL